In the genome of Gloeotrichia echinulata CP02, one region contains:
- a CDS encoding EF-hand domain-containing protein, whose translation MSTVELEKKVMTEEEVAKLWEAFKVFDTDGSGVISASELGQVMRSLGQSPSDTDLRDMIKEVDVDLSGSIDFEEFKTLMVSVQGDRQSRLKLAFSVFDEDGSGQITTNELRSVMSQFGLTDAELDEMIKEVDHDGDGSIDFKEFMKLVPEESEITTGYKDSSICFTSSPANPPTVTSDTAAAEAPTVSNIISPTEEIKDENPEVVRLKELLAQHPQDQKERATSPLQMQIGLFRLIQGAAYRSFRESFSANHETHLRVRNLPYKITDFVQFIQQAIALYKGLDIVETACHPLLDAVVESIKQEYTRLEDRIKNWNTIEKTPQMLAEDQAMQEARRKSTSVKEKFAAGVEFAITLKKKHFSFRDIAGGVLAINELNRLRQMELNTELTPPPAKSPGDPKDYLQQWHRVILSDASEEISGAMMPVAYWYEDFMPKLLAAFSVNTAADIQNNTVPDQGALAQWYEDTKAVGEFDRYGADVVQNFSQCTAKQQLAIKQAWRLTHHYLNGVQKRRERQEFGRESGALSQYVAFLDVYLGRSDVKDAQMRVSFPYYIGPAVWRFFHTTAEIVCTKPDAKQKVLVAVFKDFFKLFASMYPCPYCRHHLNMYVVQNKEVDMYPVEYLLLGRDPQLSNFEVSMEAKLSTVVDGPALRLFFWKLHNTVSSSIARSEEWYHKDEKAFYTTRYWPSLDSELARSKALKHLSISVDRLYRLYGIIKPASRLAGVRATLQKLVAKGDVEGIREACILAEDYIKELETAAIAGQFLQQTYCFEPQIVDQTPYFTPEEEQYARSGVFVEVI comes from the coding sequence ATGTCCACTGTAGAATTAGAAAAAAAAGTCATGACTGAAGAAGAAGTAGCAAAGCTGTGGGAAGCGTTCAAAGTATTTGATACCGACGGTAGCGGTGTCATCTCAGCAAGTGAATTGGGTCAAGTAATGCGATCGCTAGGGCAAAGTCCTAGTGACACCGATTTACGAGATATGATTAAAGAAGTAGACGTGGACTTATCAGGCAGTATTGATTTTGAAGAATTCAAAACCCTGATGGTGTCCGTCCAAGGCGATCGCCAAAGCCGTCTCAAATTGGCATTCAGCGTGTTTGATGAAGACGGTAGCGGTCAAATTACCACAAACGAGCTCCGCAGCGTTATGAGTCAGTTTGGGCTGACGGATGCAGAACTTGATGAGATGATTAAAGAAGTCGATCACGATGGCGATGGCTCAATTGACTTTAAAGAGTTCATGAAACTGGTTCCAGAAGAGTCAGAAATCACCACCGGCTATAAAGATTCATCCATTTGTTTTACTAGTTCCCCAGCAAATCCACCCACCGTCACCTCAGACACAGCGGCGGCTGAAGCACCCACTGTATCAAATATCATATCTCCAACAGAGGAAATTAAGGACGAGAATCCAGAAGTAGTGCGACTCAAAGAACTGCTCGCCCAACACCCACAAGACCAAAAAGAACGCGCCACTTCCCCCCTGCAAATGCAGATTGGTTTATTCCGCCTAATTCAGGGAGCCGCCTACCGCAGCTTTCGTGAAAGTTTCTCAGCCAACCATGAAACCCACCTGCGCGTGAGAAACCTACCCTACAAAATTACCGACTTTGTGCAGTTCATTCAGCAAGCGATCGCATTGTACAAAGGCTTAGATATCGTAGAAACAGCTTGTCACCCCTTGCTAGATGCAGTCGTTGAATCAATAAAACAAGAATATACCCGACTCGAAGACCGCATCAAGAATTGGAATACTATCGAAAAAACCCCCCAGATGCTGGCTGAAGATCAAGCGATGCAGGAAGCACGCCGTAAATCAACCTCTGTCAAAGAAAAGTTTGCAGCGGGGGTCGAGTTCGCGATTACTTTGAAGAAAAAGCACTTCAGCTTCCGTGATATTGCTGGCGGTGTACTGGCCATCAACGAACTCAACCGCCTGCGACAGATGGAACTGAATACAGAGCTTACCCCACCTCCAGCTAAATCACCAGGCGATCCCAAAGATTACCTCCAGCAGTGGCACCGCGTCATCCTCTCGGATGCTTCCGAAGAAATATCTGGTGCGATGATGCCGGTAGCTTATTGGTATGAAGATTTCATGCCAAAACTCCTCGCAGCTTTCAGTGTTAACACGGCTGCAGATATTCAAAATAATACCGTACCTGACCAAGGGGCTTTGGCTCAGTGGTATGAAGATACCAAAGCAGTGGGAGAATTTGACCGCTATGGAGCGGATGTGGTACAGAACTTTTCTCAATGTACTGCCAAACAACAGCTGGCTATCAAGCAAGCATGGCGTTTGACACATCACTATCTCAATGGAGTGCAAAAACGGCGCGAACGTCAAGAGTTTGGGCGGGAGTCAGGGGCGCTATCGCAGTATGTAGCATTCCTTGATGTCTATTTGGGACGGAGTGATGTGAAGGATGCCCAGATGCGCGTCAGCTTCCCCTATTATATCGGCCCTGCCGTCTGGCGATTTTTCCACACCACGGCGGAAATTGTCTGTACCAAGCCAGATGCAAAGCAAAAAGTTCTCGTAGCAGTTTTCAAAGACTTCTTTAAACTATTTGCTAGCATGTACCCCTGCCCTTACTGTCGCCACCACCTGAATATGTATGTAGTGCAAAACAAAGAGGTGGACATGTACCCGGTGGAGTATCTTTTGCTGGGACGCGACCCGCAACTTTCCAACTTTGAGGTGTCGATGGAAGCCAAACTGTCTACAGTTGTGGATGGTCCAGCCCTGCGGTTATTTTTCTGGAAACTACACAACACCGTCTCCTCATCGATAGCCCGCTCCGAGGAGTGGTATCATAAGGATGAAAAAGCCTTTTACACTACCCGCTACTGGCCCAGTCTCGACTCCGAATTGGCAAGAAGCAAAGCACTCAAACACCTGAGCATCTCCGTTGACCGATTATACCGCCTCTATGGCATTATCAAACCAGCATCGCGGCTGGCAGGGGTCAGAGCAACCCTGCAAAAGCTGGTGGCGAAAGGGGATGTCGAAGGCATCAGGGAGGCATGTATCCTAGCTGAAGATTATATCAAAGAGTTGGAAACAGCAGCGATCGCCGGACAATTTCTGCAGCAAACCTACTGCTTTGAGCCGCAAATTGTCGATCAAACTCCCTACTTTACTCCTGAAGAAGAACAGTATGCCCGCAGCGGCGTGTTTGTCGAAGTCATATAA
- the bchB gene encoding ferredoxin:protochlorophyllide reductase (ATP-dependent) subunit B: MKLAYWMYAGPAHIGTLRIASSFKNVHAIMHAPLGDDYFNVMRSMLSRERNFTPVTTSVVDRNVLARGSQEKVVDNITRKDAEEHPDLIVLTPTCTSSILQEDLHNFVERAQLEAKGDVMLADVNHYRYNELQAADRTLHQIVQFYIDKARKRGELPAGKTAKPSVNIIGISTLGFHHQHDCTELKRLMADLGIEVNTVIPEGAAVNELKKMPQAWFNLVPYRELGLTTARYLEEQFGTPYVDITPMGVVETARCIRKIQQVINAHSSTSLTTRGAEVEYEDFINEQTLHVSQAAWFSRSIDCQNLTGKKAVVFGDNTHAAAMTKILSREMGIHVVWAGTYCKYDADWFREQVSEYCDEVLITDDHGEIGDAIARVEPSAIFGTQMERHVGKRLDIPCGVIAAPIHVQNFPIGYKPFLGYEGTNQVTDLIYNSFTLGMEDHLLEIFGGHDTKEVITKGISAESDLNWTKDGQAELNKIPGFVRGKVKRNTEKFARERGFKEINAEVLYAAKEAVGA; this comes from the coding sequence ATGAAATTGGCTTACTGGATGTATGCAGGCCCCGCCCACATTGGCACATTGCGAATCGCCAGTTCATTTAAAAATGTCCACGCCATCATGCACGCCCCGCTTGGCGATGACTATTTTAACGTCATGCGCTCCATGCTATCGCGGGAGAGGAACTTTACGCCAGTGACAACCAGTGTCGTTGACCGCAACGTTTTAGCCCGTGGTTCCCAAGAAAAGGTGGTAGACAACATCACCCGCAAAGACGCTGAAGAACATCCAGATTTGATTGTCTTAACTCCCACCTGCACTTCCAGCATTCTCCAAGAAGATTTGCACAACTTTGTCGAACGCGCCCAACTGGAAGCCAAAGGAGATGTCATGTTAGCGGATGTGAACCACTACCGCTACAACGAACTGCAAGCAGCAGATCGCACTCTGCATCAAATTGTCCAATTTTACATCGACAAAGCCCGCAAGCGCGGTGAATTGCCAGCAGGCAAAACCGCCAAGCCCTCAGTTAACATCATTGGTATTTCTACCCTAGGCTTCCATCACCAACACGACTGTACCGAACTCAAACGGTTGATGGCTGACTTGGGAATTGAAGTGAATACGGTAATTCCTGAAGGCGCTGCGGTTAACGAATTGAAAAAAATGCCCCAAGCCTGGTTTAACCTGGTTCCTTACCGTGAACTCGGCTTAACCACAGCCCGTTACCTAGAAGAACAATTCGGCACGCCTTACGTAGATATTACGCCAATGGGTGTAGTTGAAACGGCAAGATGTATCCGCAAAATTCAGCAGGTAATTAACGCCCATAGTTCGACTTCGCTCACTACAAGAGGCGCAGAAGTTGAATACGAAGACTTCATCAACGAGCAAACCCTGCATGTATCTCAGGCTGCTTGGTTCTCCCGTTCTATCGACTGTCAGAACTTAACAGGTAAAAAAGCCGTAGTCTTTGGCGACAACACCCACGCCGCAGCCATGACCAAAATTCTCTCACGGGAAATGGGGATACACGTAGTTTGGGCTGGGACTTATTGCAAATATGATGCAGACTGGTTCCGCGAACAGGTAAGCGAGTATTGCGATGAAGTCTTGATTACAGACGATCATGGTGAAATTGGGGATGCGATCGCCCGCGTTGAACCCTCCGCCATCTTCGGCACCCAAATGGAGCGCCACGTTGGTAAGCGTTTAGATATCCCTTGCGGCGTCATTGCTGCACCCATCCACGTGCAAAACTTCCCCATTGGTTACAAACCATTTTTGGGTTACGAAGGTACAAATCAAGTCACAGATTTAATCTACAATTCCTTCACTTTAGGAATGGAAGATCACCTGTTAGAAATCTTCGGTGGACACGATACCAAGGAAGTAATTACTAAAGGAATTTCCGCTGAATCTGACCTGAATTGGACTAAGGATGGTCAAGCAGAATTGAACAAAATTCCCGGATTTGTGCGGGGTAAAGTCAAGCGTAATACCGAGAAATTTGCTCGTGAACGTGGGTTTAAAGAAATCAACGCTGAGGTTTTGTACGCCGCCAAGGAAGCCGTCGGGGCGTAG
- a CDS encoding SpoIIE family protein phosphatase — protein MIEDPITVLLIDDQPMIAEAIRRMLLPEKDITFHYCSDPTKALKVAKSCQPTIILQDLVMPEMEGLVLVRFLRAQNAPTKYVPLIVLSSKEEPVIKAKAFALGANDYLVKLPDSAELIARIRYHSKAYVNLLKRNEAEAILQAENFRMAKELDMLHQMQKMILPTAEELKAIEDLDIACYMEPADEVGGDYYDVLHTDGITTIGIGDVTGHGLESGILMVMTQTAVRTLKEIQELDPVKFLDALNRTIYKNVRRMNSEKNLTLVILTYSQGRISISGQHEETIIVRNGGDIERVNTIDLGFPIGLDEEITDFINHTIIELDVGDGVILYTDGIPEAYNIDKKQYGLERLCEVISQNWQGSAPEIKQAIIDDVKNFIGQQKVFDDITLVVIKQLPFEQRETFASEETFDGEELLEDIDENVNKKKKLAFSRIKDSKIKNQ, from the coding sequence ATGATAGAAGACCCAATTACAGTTTTACTCATCGATGATCAGCCAATGATCGCCGAAGCTATTCGTCGCATGTTGCTTCCAGAAAAAGACATCACATTTCATTACTGTAGCGACCCTACTAAAGCTCTCAAAGTCGCTAAGTCCTGTCAGCCAACCATCATTTTACAGGATTTAGTGATGCCAGAGATGGAAGGATTAGTATTAGTGCGTTTTTTACGCGCCCAAAATGCTCCTACAAAATACGTTCCTTTAATAGTTCTTTCTAGTAAAGAAGAACCAGTCATCAAAGCAAAAGCTTTTGCATTAGGAGCCAACGATTATTTAGTCAAACTCCCAGATTCAGCCGAACTAATCGCCCGCATCCGTTACCATTCTAAAGCATACGTCAACCTGCTCAAACGCAACGAAGCAGAAGCCATTCTCCAGGCGGAAAACTTCCGTATGGCGAAAGAATTGGATATGTTGCACCAAATGCAAAAAATGATTTTACCAACAGCAGAGGAACTCAAGGCGATTGAAGATTTAGATATTGCATGTTATATGGAACCTGCGGACGAAGTAGGTGGCGACTACTACGACGTTCTGCACACAGACGGTATCACTACAATAGGGATTGGTGATGTTACCGGACATGGTTTGGAAAGTGGTATTTTAATGGTAATGACGCAAACAGCAGTCAGGACTCTCAAAGAGATTCAAGAACTCGATCCCGTTAAATTTTTGGATGCTCTCAACCGCACTATTTATAAAAATGTCCGCCGCATGAATTCTGAGAAGAATTTAACTTTAGTCATTCTCACTTATTCACAAGGCAGAATCAGTATCAGCGGTCAGCACGAAGAAACTATTATAGTGCGGAATGGGGGTGATATTGAGCGCGTTAACACAATAGATCTCGGATTCCCAATTGGGTTAGATGAAGAAATTACTGATTTTATCAATCATACCATCATCGAATTAGATGTAGGCGATGGAGTTATTCTCTATACTGATGGAATTCCTGAAGCTTACAACATCGATAAAAAACAATATGGGCTAGAGCGATTATGCGAAGTTATTAGTCAAAATTGGCAGGGTTCCGCCCCAGAAATTAAGCAAGCAATAATTGATGATGTTAAAAATTTTATAGGTCAACAAAAGGTGTTTGACGATATTACTTTAGTGGTGATCAAACAGCTACCATTTGAGCAGCGGGAAACATTTGCAAGCGAAGAAACATTTGATGGGGAAGAATTATTGGAGGACATTGATGAGAATGTCAACAAAAAGAAAAAATTGGCATTTTCTCGGATTAAAGATAGCAAAATTAAAAATCAATAA
- a CDS encoding AAA family ATPase, translating to MNAMLTEFTLANFKSYSTSRLPLGSLTVLIGANASGKSNALEGLRFLSWLAQGQKLSSIQYAVNSAERVVRGRVNDLCHRGESNFTIGCRLDSPDWNQLDITLNVRDGELHISSERIVGSTSQVPLYDLDQPSQGVGTDVGVAYNNFKKGKNKPLVKCSDQMAIFVQLDTPAHFDPKYPKSQKIIPDTVREYQRVLKNILFLDPVPARMREYSFKSDKRLQEDGTNLSSVLYRLWENQAENQQAILNFIQSLPEQAIDGLDFLFGPRDEVMVRLAETFGNTRRNCEAALLSDGTLRVLAIAAAMLSATEGSLVVIEEIDNGVHPNRAKHLLASIRDIAEQRKLRVLLSTHNPALMDALPDAALGDVVFCFRNPESGDSRLVRLGEMYDFPSLISQGPLGQLVTAGVVDRFVKSPHTPEDRKQQAMEWLSRLQEYGNE from the coding sequence ATGAACGCCATGCTGACCGAATTTACTCTGGCAAATTTCAAAAGTTACAGTACCAGCCGCTTACCTCTCGGATCGCTGACTGTACTAATCGGAGCCAATGCTTCAGGTAAAAGTAACGCCCTTGAAGGTTTGCGCTTTCTGTCGTGGCTAGCACAAGGGCAAAAACTATCCAGCATTCAATATGCGGTGAATAGTGCAGAGCGCGTTGTACGCGGTCGAGTAAATGACTTGTGCCATCGGGGAGAGTCAAATTTTACCATTGGTTGCCGTTTAGACTCCCCAGACTGGAACCAACTTGATATAACCCTGAATGTGCGTGACGGAGAACTGCACATCAGTAGTGAGCGAATCGTTGGCTCGACAAGTCAAGTCCCGCTATATGACCTAGATCAGCCTTCTCAAGGAGTAGGGACGGATGTTGGTGTCGCATATAATAACTTTAAAAAGGGGAAGAACAAGCCACTAGTAAAGTGCAGCGATCAGATGGCTATATTCGTGCAATTAGACACCCCTGCCCATTTTGATCCAAAGTACCCCAAATCCCAAAAGATAATTCCTGATACCGTCCGCGAATATCAACGAGTTTTAAAGAACATCCTGTTTCTAGATCCCGTCCCCGCCAGAATGCGCGAGTACAGCTTCAAATCTGATAAGCGATTACAAGAAGATGGTACCAATCTTTCCAGCGTCCTGTATCGCTTGTGGGAGAACCAAGCCGAAAATCAACAGGCAATTCTCAACTTTATCCAGAGTCTACCAGAACAGGCTATAGATGGGCTTGATTTCCTTTTCGGCCCACGGGATGAAGTCATGGTGCGACTAGCAGAAACCTTTGGCAATACCCGTCGCAATTGTGAGGCGGCATTATTATCCGATGGCACTTTGCGGGTGTTAGCTATAGCAGCAGCTATGCTATCGGCAACCGAAGGAAGTTTAGTGGTAATCGAGGAAATTGACAATGGGGTTCATCCCAACCGCGCTAAACATCTACTCGCCAGCATCCGGGATATTGCCGAGCAGCGGAAATTGCGGGTGCTGCTTTCTACCCACAACCCAGCCTTAATGGATGCCTTACCCGATGCGGCTCTCGGTGATGTAGTGTTTTGTTTCCGCAATCCAGAGTCAGGAGATAGCCGCCTTGTAAGGCTTGGGGAGATGTACGATTTCCCCAGTCTGATATCTCAGGGGCCCCTCGGTCAACTGGTAACTGCTGGGGTAGTGGATCGGTTTGTTAAGTCGCCGCATACACCTGAAGACAGAAAACAGCAAGCTATGGAATGGCTGTCTCGTTTGCAGGAGTACGGCAATGAGTAG
- a CDS encoding mechanosensitive ion channel family protein: protein MLQNILHQFSQLNTETLLLYGLLITALGTALLYIILFYILRPIFREFEKDIAFVALNVCAYPILFIFAILSMKISLKVALGKLATVGFFSVIDHIFIVSLIIVGSYWAVQLFNEVFIYYLKVYTRQSEVMWDDVLLPILSAVVPVLIYIAGAAFILSSFGVSLSGIWVALGGATFVLGFALQDILANFFSGIVLLIDTPFQFGDILLLEDGSIGMLRQIGIRVTQVYIFSNHCDVYIPNSVLQGQKITNLSRPTTFYSQSIKIEIPTECEFDDSKKLIEEIVLAHPDTLGDIDIKLEVMDEYYIYEDSDPNLVEQQKIGKLKVLAEQEVNLKLEEIEQSLEALVATMQFAEKGGLTVDEIENVQQEYQGVLELIGFQLVEETINNRTVFNFEENNEEGLIELIRQWYRVWIKDPNLLDEDQNLIAEEWERKINLLTRRVQRLSQKISNPKAEETRLDDYVLDLIKWIKEKLKVPRKKWQEPQVRMVAMNHNDESDFFIEFNISFFVDDIKLEDGKRGERVKSQIYQEIFRHFKNTYLDLLPSPISEG, encoded by the coding sequence ATGTTACAAAACATTTTACATCAATTTTCCCAACTGAATACAGAGACTTTGCTCCTGTACGGGTTACTAATAACGGCTCTAGGAACTGCGCTGTTATATATAATATTGTTTTACATCTTGCGCCCGATTTTTCGAGAATTTGAAAAGGATATTGCCTTCGTTGCTTTAAATGTTTGCGCCTATCCTATTCTGTTCATCTTTGCTATCCTCAGCATGAAAATCAGCCTAAAAGTTGCTTTAGGAAAGTTAGCTACTGTAGGTTTTTTTTCAGTAATTGATCACATTTTCATAGTCAGTCTAATTATAGTAGGTAGTTATTGGGCTGTTCAACTTTTTAATGAAGTTTTTATCTACTACCTCAAAGTATACACTCGACAAAGTGAAGTCATGTGGGATGACGTATTGCTTCCCATTCTGTCAGCAGTTGTTCCTGTGCTGATATACATCGCTGGTGCAGCTTTTATTCTCAGTTCCTTTGGGGTGAGTTTAAGTGGAATTTGGGTAGCGCTTGGCGGTGCTACTTTTGTGCTTGGTTTTGCACTTCAAGATATTTTAGCTAATTTCTTTAGTGGAATTGTTTTACTTATTGATACACCTTTTCAATTTGGTGATATCTTGCTTCTAGAAGATGGTTCCATCGGGATGCTACGCCAGATTGGTATTAGGGTAACTCAGGTATATATATTTAGTAATCATTGCGATGTTTATATTCCCAATAGTGTATTACAGGGACAAAAAATCACTAACTTGAGTCGTCCTACAACTTTTTATTCACAATCTATAAAGATAGAGATTCCCACTGAATGTGAGTTTGATGATTCCAAAAAGCTGATAGAAGAAATTGTCTTGGCTCATCCTGATACACTAGGGGATATCGATATAAAACTAGAGGTCATGGATGAATACTATATCTACGAAGATAGCGATCCTAATCTTGTAGAACAACAAAAAATTGGAAAATTAAAGGTATTAGCTGAACAGGAAGTTAATTTGAAATTAGAAGAGATTGAACAATCTCTAGAAGCTTTAGTTGCAACGATGCAGTTTGCTGAAAAAGGGGGGTTAACAGTAGACGAAATAGAAAATGTCCAACAAGAATATCAAGGTGTATTAGAACTTATTGGTTTTCAATTAGTTGAAGAAACCATTAACAACCGCACCGTATTTAATTTTGAGGAAAATAATGAAGAGGGACTAATTGAGTTAATTCGCCAGTGGTATCGCGTTTGGATCAAAGATCCAAATTTACTAGATGAAGATCAAAACTTAATTGCAGAGGAATGGGAGCGGAAGATTAATTTATTAACACGCAGAGTGCAACGATTGTCTCAAAAAATATCGAACCCTAAAGCTGAGGAAACGCGCTTAGATGATTATGTCTTAGATTTAATTAAATGGATTAAAGAAAAGTTGAAAGTACCACGCAAAAAATGGCAAGAACCACAAGTGAGGATGGTAGCCATGAATCATAATGATGAGTCGGACTTTTTTATTGAATTTAATATTTCATTTTTTGTGGATGATATTAAACTAGAAGATGGGAAAAGGGGCGAACGAGTCAAGAGCCAAATTTATCAAGAAATCTTCCGCCATTTCAAAAACACCTACCTTGATTTACTCCCTTCGCCAATTTCTGAAGGTTAA
- a CDS encoding DUF6272 family protein, with protein sequence MSQIFGEFIEEFPPNHHCLELTFNTVSRTSQRQWRNHRLCAYYIADYFANIVSIDKDDPDGANRIKECKNSISYIGNELLENAVKFQEMNDDYPVTFGIYYIEDSEKLTAVIFTNNSINAHGVAKFQAFIQELLSSDTQELYVQQLEKIAAEEDSKSSGIGLLTIINDYSAKLGWEFDLESTDTQIMTVTTMAQIIV encoded by the coding sequence ATGAGCCAAATTTTTGGAGAATTTATTGAAGAGTTTCCCCCAAACCATCATTGTTTAGAATTAACCTTTAATACTGTTTCTCGAACCAGTCAAAGACAGTGGCGTAATCACCGTTTATGTGCTTATTATATTGCTGACTATTTTGCAAATATTGTCTCAATTGATAAAGACGATCCTGATGGGGCGAATCGTATTAAAGAGTGTAAAAATTCCATAAGTTATATCGGTAATGAACTTTTGGAAAATGCTGTAAAATTTCAAGAAATGAACGATGATTATCCAGTTACATTTGGGATTTATTATATAGAGGATAGCGAAAAATTGACTGCTGTGATTTTCACGAATAACAGTATTAATGCTCACGGCGTTGCCAAATTTCAAGCCTTTATTCAAGAATTACTTTCTAGCGATACTCAGGAGTTATATGTACAGCAACTGGAAAAAATAGCCGCAGAAGAAGATAGTAAAAGTTCTGGTATAGGTTTACTGACCATTATTAACGATTATTCAGCAAAATTAGGCTGGGAATTTGACTTAGAATCCACCGATACACAAATTATGACGGTTACTACAATGGCTCAAATCATTGTATAA
- a CDS encoding chemotaxis response regulator protein-glutamate methylesterase: protein MRIAIVNDMVMAVETLKRVLITVPGCEVAWIARDGAEAVSKCAQDTPDLILMDLIMPVMDGVEATRQIMKNSPCAILVVTANVGQNASKVFEAMGYGALDAVSTPVFGVSGNPEAAEVFLGKITTIRKLIGKPAPTTKSKTLGQSSPSRFSALESQVPPLIVIGASTGGPNALATILSHLPANFGAAIAIVQHVDAQFTPGLVEWLNQQTPLTVKLATAGSHLEVGKVLIAGTNDHLKLQSNLSLGYTKEPIDYPYRPSVDVFFKSVAQYWHRRGTAVLLTGMGKDGAEGLSVLQQKGWHTIAQDQQTSVVYGMPKAAVELGAAVESLPINAIASTLIGRLLKS from the coding sequence ATGAGGATTGCAATTGTTAACGACATGGTAATGGCAGTAGAGACGTTAAAGCGTGTCTTAATTACTGTCCCAGGGTGTGAAGTGGCTTGGATAGCTCGTGATGGTGCTGAAGCAGTTAGTAAATGCGCCCAAGATACACCAGACTTGATTTTGATGGACTTAATCATGCCGGTGATGGATGGGGTAGAAGCAACTCGTCAAATCATGAAAAACTCTCCTTGTGCCATTTTAGTAGTGACAGCAAATGTCGGACAAAATGCATCCAAAGTTTTTGAAGCAATGGGATATGGAGCATTAGATGCAGTTAGTACACCTGTTTTTGGGGTTAGTGGTAATCCTGAAGCTGCAGAGGTTTTCTTAGGAAAAATTACCACTATTCGCAAACTAATTGGTAAACCAGCGCCAACTACCAAATCTAAAACTCTGGGACAAAGTTCGCCATCTCGATTTTCTGCTCTGGAGTCCCAGGTTCCGCCATTAATTGTGATTGGTGCTTCCACAGGTGGTCCTAACGCCCTAGCGACAATTCTCTCACATTTACCAGCAAACTTTGGGGCGGCGATAGCGATTGTTCAACATGTGGATGCTCAATTTACGCCTGGTTTAGTTGAATGGCTAAATCAACAGACACCTTTAACTGTCAAGCTAGCCACAGCAGGGAGTCATTTAGAAGTAGGAAAAGTCCTAATTGCTGGGACTAATGATCACCTCAAGTTACAATCAAATTTGAGCTTGGGTTACACCAAAGAACCGATTGATTATCCTTATCGGCCTTCCGTCGATGTTTTTTTCAAAAGTGTCGCCCAGTATTGGCACCGTCGGGGAACTGCAGTTTTATTGACTGGTATGGGTAAAGATGGAGCAGAAGGGCTAAGTGTGTTACAGCAAAAAGGATGGCATACAATCGCCCAAGATCAGCAGACTTCTGTAGTTTATGGAATGCCCAAAGCTGCTGTAGAATTGGGTGCGGCTGTGGAGAGTTTACCTATTAATGCGATCGCCTCTACTTTAATCGGACGACTATTAAAATCATAA